A genome region from Nocardia sp. NBC_01730 includes the following:
- a CDS encoding tyrosine-type recombinase/integrase: MATDFAVLLHLFLTSHLAGLRGCSPNTIASYRDTFKLLIAWFRDSRSIPPDKLTLDRIDADAITGFLDWLETERHNSISTRNQRLAAVSSFFRWLQSQEPARMAGCQNILAVPAKRKAQPSINHLTVAQARRLLAGPDRSTRRGRRDATLLATLYDTAARVSEFADLTVRDTRLQPPALAALTGKGRKTRHVPLGDNTAALLNAYLAEHGLDKPGHDDHPLFTNQHHGKLSRGGIAWIISKYQARAGDPELTGANLSPHILRHSKAMHLYEAGVPLPYIRDILGHVDLTTTEIYARASTEAKRKALEAAYTEIVTDELPEWNHDTGLLNWLASL; encoded by the coding sequence ATGGCAACTGATTTCGCGGTGTTGCTGCACCTCTTCCTCACCTCGCACCTGGCCGGGCTGCGCGGCTGCTCACCCAACACGATCGCCTCCTACCGCGACACCTTCAAGCTGCTGATCGCCTGGTTCCGCGACAGCAGATCCATCCCGCCCGACAAACTCACCCTCGATCGCATCGACGCCGACGCGATCACCGGATTCTTGGACTGGCTGGAAACCGAACGGCACAACAGCATCTCGACCCGCAACCAGCGCCTGGCCGCAGTCAGCTCGTTCTTCCGGTGGCTGCAATCCCAGGAGCCGGCCAGGATGGCCGGCTGCCAGAACATCCTCGCCGTCCCCGCCAAACGCAAGGCCCAACCGAGCATCAATCACCTCACCGTCGCCCAGGCCCGCCGCCTGCTCGCCGGGCCCGACCGGTCCACCCGGCGAGGCCGCCGTGACGCGACCCTGCTGGCCACCCTCTACGACACCGCCGCCAGGGTTTCCGAATTCGCCGACCTGACCGTCCGCGACACCCGCCTGCAACCCCCTGCCCTGGCCGCGCTGACCGGCAAGGGCCGCAAAACCCGCCACGTCCCGCTCGGCGACAACACAGCGGCCCTGCTGAACGCCTACCTGGCCGAACACGGCCTCGACAAGCCCGGCCACGACGACCACCCACTGTTCACCAACCAGCATCACGGCAAACTCAGCCGCGGCGGAATCGCCTGGATCATCAGCAAATACCAGGCCCGCGCCGGCGACCCGGAACTGACGGGAGCAAACCTCAGCCCGCACATCCTGCGCCACAGCAAGGCCATGCACCTCTACGAGGCAGGCGTCCCGCTGCCCTACATCCGCGACATCCTCGGACACGTCGACCTGACCACCACCGAGATCTACGCACGCGCCTCCACCGAGGCCAAACGCAAAGCCCTCGAAGCGGCCTACACCGAAATCGTCACCGACGAGCTACCCGAATGGAACCACGACACCGGACTACTCAACTGGCTCGCCAGCCTCTGA
- a CDS encoding tyrosine-type recombinase/integrase codes for MLTRFAAFTASEFPGQQAPTQASVEAWIAAARRRGVTPATLHGLAAPVRELARWLGRRGVAAYVLPPGVLPRPARYVPHIYTDQELAALFTQTDRCHYDSQVPFRHLVMPVLFRTIYACGLRASEARLLLFGDVDLEVGVLTIRDGKGGKDRQGPVSAARATGWPTTTPASPGAPAGTGCSPAPPGAR; via the coding sequence GTGCTGACCCGGTTCGCCGCGTTCACCGCCAGTGAGTTTCCTGGGCAGCAGGCACCCACCCAGGCTTCGGTCGAGGCATGGATCGCGGCCGCCCGCCGGCGCGGAGTCACCCCGGCGACCCTGCACGGCTTGGCCGCGCCGGTGCGGGAGCTGGCCCGCTGGCTGGGCCGCCGGGGCGTGGCGGCCTACGTCTTGCCCCCCGGGGTATTGCCCCGCCCCGCCCGATACGTCCCGCACATCTACACCGACCAGGAACTGGCGGCCCTGTTCACCCAGACCGACCGCTGCCACTACGACTCGCAGGTCCCGTTCCGGCACCTGGTCATGCCGGTGTTGTTCCGCACGATCTACGCCTGCGGACTACGTGCTTCCGAAGCCCGGCTGCTGCTTTTCGGCGATGTCGACCTCGAGGTCGGGGTCCTGACAATCCGCGACGGCAAGGGCGGCAAAGACCGGCAGGGCCCGGTCAGCGCCGCGCGCGCGACAGGCTGGCCGACTACCACACCCGCGTCGCCGGGCGCACCGGCGGGGACTGGTTGTTCCCCGGCACCACCGGGCGCCCGCTGA